Within the Deinococcus detaillensis genome, the region CGGCCTGTTCACGGGTCAGTTGATGAGCGTGGCCGAATCGGATTCGCTGCTCCCCTGGCAAGCCCGGCGCGTCCTGCGGCTGGAAGCGGTGCTGGCCGGATTGGTTTGGCAACATGACCGCGTCCCCGATTTGCTTCACTCGTTTGAATCGCATCTGCGGCAAGTCGCCCCCACACTGGCCGGACTCAAGAGCGTCATCGCTTACCGCACCGGGCTGGCGGTGGAGAAGTGGGACGCGGGCGAGGTGCAGGCTGCTTACGACGCCCTCAAACGCGACTTGAAAACAGGTGAGACACCAAAACTCACCAGCAAGCCACTTCTGGACACAGCGCTGCTGCTGGCCTTGCGAGTAGCACGTGACGTGGATTTGCCCGTCCAGTTTCACACCGGCTACGGCGATCCTGACCTTGATTTGCGCCTCGCCAATCCGCTCCATCTGCGCTCCCTGTTTGAAGACCCCGATTTGCGCGGCCTCAAAATCGTGATGCTGCATTGCTACCCGTTTACCCGCGAGGCGGGCTACCTCGCCAGCGTCTACCCCGGCGCGTACCTCGATCTCAGCCTGAGCATTCCCTTCCTCAGTCAGCACGGCATGAGGACACACGTCCATGAGGCGCTGCACCTCTCGCCGCTGAGCAAACTCCTGTTTGCCACCGACGCCTCGCGCACGCCGGAGCTGTTTTATCTGGGCGCTCGCTGGGGCCGCCGGATGCTGGGCGAGGTGCTGGACGACACCGTGCGGGTGGGCGATTTGACGGCCAACGAGGCTGAGGAAGCCGCCGTGATGCTGTTGCGTGGAAATGCTTCGGCGCTGTATCCGGCTCCTGTGCAGCTAACGGCGCCCACACAGGCTCAGGCGTGACCACGCTGCCCGTCGTCAAAACCGCGCCCGCTGCAAAAACGCGCTCGGTGGCCTGGCGGCGCTTCTCACGTGACCGGGCCGCCTTGACCGGACTCGTCATCTGCATTTTGATCGTGCTGGCCGCGCTGCTGGCTCCCTGGCTTTCGCCACACGATCCCAATTTTCAGTTCCCTGACGGCCTCTCTCTGGAGGGTGCACCCCAGTCGCCCAGCCGCACCTTTCTGCTGGGCACCGACCTGCTAGGGCGCGATCTGCTCTCGCGGCTGCTGTGGGGGGCGCGGGCGTCTCTCTTGGTGGGCGTGCTCGCCAACGGGCTGGCGGTCATCATCGGCGTGCTGCTGGGCGCACTCGGCGGACTGTGGCGCGGTGTGGTTGGCACCCTGATCATGCGCTTTACCGACGTGATGATGGCCTTCCCAGTGCTGCTCCTCGCCATCGCTCTGACCGCCATCCTGCGCCCCAGCTTGTGGATCGTGACTTTGGTGATCGCGCTGCTCAACTGGGTGGCGGTGGCGCGGGTCATCTATGCGCAGGTCGTTTCGCTACGCGAGCGCGAATTCGTGGAAGCGGCGCAGGCGGTGGGCGCGTCCGGCACCCGGGTTCTGTTCCGACATGTCGCGCCGCACCTGCTGCCCACCGCGCTGGTGTGGGGGTCGCTGGGCATCGGCACCACCGTACTGTTAGAAGCCACGCTGTCCTTTCTGGGTGTGGGCGTGCAGCCGCCGACGCCGAGTTGGGGCGGCATCATCAATGAGTCACAGAGTTACCTGACCACCGCGCCCTGGCTGGTGCTGTTTCCCGGCGCGGCCATTTTGCTCACCTCGCTGGGCTTCAATCTGCTGGGCGAGGGCCTGCGCGACGCGCTCGATCCCAACGGGAACGGCTGATGCTGCCGTTCGCCGCCTCGCGGGTGATGCAGAGCTTGTTTGTGCTGCTGATCGCCTCGGTGATGACCTTCAGCTTGATTTTTTTGCTGCCTGCCGACCCAGCCCGCTTGGTCGCCGGGCCGAGCGCCAGCGTTCAGACCGTCAACAGCATCCGGCGCGAGCTGGGATTAGATCAGCCGTTCGCCGCCCAGTACGCGCAGTACCTCGGGAAGTTGCTGCAAGGCGATCTGGGCCGCTCCTACAAGCAGCAGTCCAGCGTGCGCGAGTTGCTGGCCTCGCGCATCTGGCCGACCACTCAACTGATGCTGGGGGCCATCGCCCTGGAGCTGCTGCTCGGCCTGCCGCTGGGCATCTGGGCAGCGCTCAGGCGCGGGCGCTGGCCCGACCGGGTGGTGATGGGCTTCGCCTTTCTGGGAGCCTCTGCGCCGCAGTTCTGGCTGGGCCTGAGCTTAGTCTACTTGCTGGCTTACGGCCTGAACCTCTTTCCGCTGGGCGGCTACGGCGGACTGTCGCACCTGTTCTTGCCCGCCCTTACCCTTGGGCTGGGCGGCGCGGGCTGGTACGCACGGGTGATCCGCTCCAGTTTGCTGGAGGTGCTGGCCCGCGATTATGTCCGCACCGCCCGCGCCAAAGGCCTATCACCCTCACGGGTGGTGATTCGCCACGCCCTGCGCAACGCCGTACCGCCCATCATCAGCATGATCGGATTGGATATCGGCGTGTTCATGGGCGGGGTGGTGGTGGTGGAAAGCGTCTTCGGTTGGCCGGGCTTAGGGCGACTCGTCTGGGACGCCATCCGGGTGGTCGATCTTCCGGTCATCGTGGGGGTTGTCATCTTCAGCGCCGTCGTCATCACGCTTGCCAACCTGCTGGCCGACCTCGTTCAGCTCGTCATTGATCCGCGTATTCGCTACTCGTAGTTCCGTTTCCAAAGGAGAAATTATGAAAACACTGACCACAACGGCGCTCCTCGGTTTGACCCTTTTGCTCGGCGGCGCTCTGGCCGCGCCGGGCGGCAACATCACCGTCTCTTACAAAGATGACGTGACCACCCTCGACCCAGCAGTGGGCTACGACTACCAAAACTGGCCGATGGAGAAGATGGTCTTCGACGCTCTGCTGGACTACAAACCCGGCTCCACGACGCTGACGCCGCGCCTGGCCGCCAAGATGCCGGACGTTTCCAAAGACGGCAAGACGTATACCTTCACCCTGCGCAAAGGCGTCAAGTTCCAGAACGGGCGGGTGATGACGGCGGACGACGTGAAATACACCCTGGAGCGCGTCCTCAACCCCAAAACCAAGAGTCCGGGCCAGAGCTTTTACACCGGGATCGCGGGCGCACAGGCGTTCGTGGACGGCAAGGCCAAGGCGGTCTCGGGCATCACCGTGCTGGCCCCTGACAAGCTGCGGATCACGCTGGACGCGCCCAACGCCGCTTTCCTCAACATCATGGCCATGAACTTCGCTTTCATCGTACCCAAGGAGGCGGTCGCCAGCGCCGGAGAGGATTTTGGCCACAAGCCCGTCGGCACCGGGCCGTTTACCCTCAAGTTGTGGGTCAACGGACAGCAGCTCGTGTTTGAACGCAATCCCAATTACTTCATGCCGGGCTTGCCGCAACTTGCCAGCGTCACCGTCAAGGTCGGCCTCGACCCCAGCGTGGCTTACCTCAGCCTCCAGCGCGGCGAGATCGATCTGCTCGGTGACGGCATTCCGCCCGCTCAGTTTCTGCAAGTCACCCGTGATCCTAAGCTCAAGGCCAGCGTGGTGTCCAAGACTTCAGTCAACACCACCTACCTGAGCCTCAACACCGGCATCAAGCCGCTCAACGACCTGCGGGTGCGTCAGGCCATTAACATGGCAGTCGACAAAACCAAGATTTTGCGGATCATCAACGGGCGCGGTGAGATTGCCAAAGGCGTGCTGCCGCCGCTGATGCCCGGCTACGACAAGACTGAAGCGGGGTACGCTTACGACCCGGTTAAAGCCAAAGCGCTGCTGGCGGCGGCGGGCCTGAAGTCCGGCTTCGACACCACGCTCTACACCACCTCCACCGACCCAAATCCGCGTATCGCCCAGAGCATCCAGCAAGACCTCGCCCAGATCGGCGTGCGGGTACAGCTCAAGAGCCTGGCTCAGAGCAGCGTGATCGACGCGGCGGGTACGCCCAAGACGGCGGCGATGGTCTGGTCAGGCGGGCTGGCCTGGACGCAGGACTATCCCGATCCCAGTGATTTTTACTGGCCGATCTTGTCGTGCAAAAGTGCGGTGCAGGGCGGCTGGAACTGGCCTTTCATCTGTGACAAAGCGCTGGACGCCCGCGCCGACAAAGCCGATAGGATGGTGGCCCCGGCTCAGCAAGCGGCCCGCCTGAAAGAATACGCCAGCATTTTCGCCGCCATGAACAAGCAGGCCGCGTGGGTGCCAGTCTTCCACGAGGTGCGCTACACCATGAAGTCTGATCGTCTGGTGGGCAGCGTGGACGATCTGCTTGACCCGACGCACTTCATCAATTACGAGCGGCTGTCGGTCAAATAAAGACCGCGCTGGGCCGACCGTAAGAAGACCGAGCAAGCGCTTGTGGGGAGAGGCGGTGTCATCTCTTTTCCCACAAGCCGCCCGCCACAAATGCAATGGCAAGGAGCAACATGACCGCCAGACCAAAATGCACCATCCACGATCACCATTACGGCTGGGACAACAGCCTAGCGCCCGCTTTGGAAGTCGAGAGCGGCGAGACCATCGAATTTGAAGTCGTCGATTCCGGCGGCGGCCAGTTCACGCCCGCGTCCACCTCCGCCGACGTGACCGCGCTGGACTTCTCCAAGATCAATCCGGTCACTGGCCCGGTGTACGTCCACGGCGCAGAGCCGGGCGACGCCCTGCAAGTCGAGATTTTGGAGTTCCGGCCCTCCGGCTTCGGCTGGACGGCGATCATTCCCGGTTTCGGGCTACTAGCCGATGAATTTTCCGAGCCGTACCTCAAGCTATGGAATTACACCGACACTTCAGCGGAGTTTCATCACGGCATTCAGGTGCCGGTGCGTCCCTTTCCTGGCACCATCGGCAACGCGCCCGCTGAGGCTGGCCATCACAGCGTCGTGCCGCCGAGAGCGGTGGGCGGCAACATGGACATCCGCGATCTGACGGCAGGCAGCACCCTCCACCTGCCCGTCGCGGTCAAGGGCGCACTCTTCTCGGTGGGCGACACCCACGCGGCCCAGGGCGACGGTGAGGTGTGCGGGACGGCGATTGAATCGGCCATGCACATCACGCTGCGTTTTACCTTGAAAAAGGCTGCGAAGCTGAGAACGCCGCGCTTCTCCACGCCCGGCCCGGTCACCGCACATATCGACCAGAAGGGCTATCAGGTGACGACTGGCATCGGCCCCGACCTGTACGCCGCCGCGCAGGACGCCACCCGCAACATGATTGAGCTGATGATGGCCGAGTACGCTCTCAGCGCCCAGGACGCTTACCTGCTGTGCAGCGTGTGCGCCGACCTGCGCATCAGCGAAATTGTGGACGCCCCCAACTGGCTGGTCGGGCTGTACTTGCCAAAGAGTATTTTCAGTTAGAGCCTCTAGGAGGAGCTTCGTAGGCTGCTCCCGGCGACAGGCCCGTGAGGACGCCTGTCATCGGGAATACGCCAGTCCTCAGTCGTCCCAGACGATCACCACTTTGCCAGTCTTGCCAGTATCGAAGGTTTCGTAAGCGCTCTGGGCTTGTTCCAGCGTGAAGCGGTGCGTCACCGTGACTTCAGGGTGCAGCTTCCAGCGCTCCAGCAACTCCACCAAGCGCTGCATTTGCCCAATGCTGCACACCCACGACCCCAGCAGGCTCAGCTGCTTGTGAATCAGCAGCGGGCTGGGCTCAAAATTGAGGGTGCCGCCCTCGCCCACCAGCACCACCCGTCCCCACGTCCTTGCCGCCTCCAAGCACAGGTGCCGCGCTGACGCTACGCCCGAGCAATCGAAGGCCACTTCAAAGCCGCGCTGCCCGCTGAGTGCCATCAACTGCTCCAAGGCGTCCTCACCGGGTTCGGCGATCTGTTCAAAGCCCAGCGAGCGGGCCAGTTCACGCCGTTCTGCGACGCCCTCGACGCCCACCACCTCGGCACCGAGGGCGCGGCAGAGTAGGGCCACACTCAGTCCCACTGGGCCAAGTCCGGTGATCAGCACCCGGTCTTTTCCAGAGACGGCGGCCCGCTCGCAGGCGGCAAAAGCGGTGCCGAACCCGCAGGCGATGATGGCTCCGTCCACGTAGCTGAGCGAGTCGGACAGCCGGACGAGGGTGCGCTCCTCGGCCAGCAGGTACGGCGCGTGGCCGCCGTCGCGCTGCCAGCCGTAAGCGGCCCGCTGCGGCGAGGTACATGAGATCATGTATCCGGCGCGGCAATCGTCGCAGGCCCCGCATCCGGCGATGTGATACAGCACCACCCTATCGCCCGGTGCAAAGGTTTTCACGCCCAGCCCTACCTCCTCCACCACGCCGCAGGGTTCATGTCCGGCGATCACGCCCCGGTACGCCTCGGGGCCATGTCCCTGATCCTTGGGCCGGTAAATGGCCCTGAGGTCGCTGCCACACAAGCTCGACGCCTTCATCCTCACCAGCACCTGACCGGCCTGCGGCCGAGGAATGGGCAGATCACGAAATTCGAATTGCCGCTCACCCGGCAGCACCACGCCCCGCATTGTCGTCATTGACTCTCCTTATTGGGGTCAGCTGCTTGCACTTCCAGAACTGGTTATTAGAAAATTTGTCGTAAAAGTTACAAAACTTTTATGACCGAGCGGAGCGAGTGAAATACGTGCTAGAGCAGATGGGAGTGGAATTGGTGGGGTTCTTTTCCACAACAATGGAACGGACGAATGCTCTAGTCCACTGCGCTGAGTTCAGAGCCTCAACTCATTTGGCCTACAACGTCAGCGGGCAAGGCGTCAGGGCTTGGCCATCACTGGAATCGGCAATGTCAGCGCCTTGCCGCCCCAGTCTTGGCGCATCCAAGCCCAATCCGGCTCATCCACGGGCGGCGTGCTTCTGGCCCCGCCGAGCGCTTCACCGGCCATAAAATTGAGGTAGTAGACATTGCTGCCGGGAGCCGCCGCCACCGGATGATACCCGCGCGGGCTGAGAATGAGGTCGCCGTCACGGGCAATCAGCGCTTCGTCGTAGGCGTCTTCAGGGCTGTAATTGCGGTGAATCGCCCAGCCGTGTTCTGGTTGAATGCGGTAATGGTAGGTTTCTTCGATGTAGAGACTGCCGTGCTGGCCGTCGTGCCGGTGCGGGGGCCAGCCGCTCCAGTTGCCGCTGGGGGTGTAGACCTCATAGATCAGCAGCCGCTCGGCCAACTGGTCAGGGCCGAGCAGGTGGCTGACTTGCCGAGCAGCGTTGGCTCCGCCGCGCATCTCCACTTTGATGTCTTGTGGCCGGATGACTCGCGCCGGGTATTGCCCGGTTGCCGGTGCGCCGCCGTGAGCGAAGGTGCCGCTGCCCGACACCGTGTAATGGGTGTGCGGCGGCAGGTAAACCACCGTCGGCAATTCTTCAAAGACACCTACTCTGGAGAGGTCGTGTTCTTCTTCTCCGAAACGGACACTCAAACGGCCAGATTGCGGCACGATGGCGACCTCGTTCTCGCCGCTGTTGCCCTCAAAACTCGCGCCGTCGAGCGTCATCACACCGAACGAAAGATACGTCCAGCCCGCGCTCTGGGGCGTGACGCTGAGGCTGCCGCCTGCGCCGGGCTTGAGATGGGTTCCCGCGATGTTCACGGGTTAGCCTGAACGTCTTGCACCCGCACTGGGCGATCTTCCTTGAGACTCTGGGTGCAGGCCAGCGCCAGCCGCAAGGATTCCAGCGCGTCGTGGGTGCCGGGATTAGGCGATTGGCCCGCCTGCAACGACGCGACGAAGGCGGCGATCTCAGCGCGGTAGGCGTCTTTGAAGCGGTCCATGAAAAAGTGGTAGTGATCCATCTTGACGCTCTCGCCGTATGCCAGCAGCGGCGTTTTGGGGGTGGCGTCCAGCACGAACTTGCCACCGGAGCCGAAGATTTCGGTGCGGACATCGTAGCCGTACACCGCGCGGCGCGAGTTCTGAATCACGCCCTGAGCGCCGCCGACAAACTTGAGCAGCACGGTGGTGGTGTCGGCGTCGCCCATCTCGGCGATGGCCGGGTCAACTTTGGCGTCCCCGATGGCGATAACTTCTTCCACCTCGCCCACCAAGAAGCGGGCAATATCGAGGTCGTGAATGGCTTGATCCAGAAAAATCCCACCCGACACTTTTAGATATTCCAGTGGCGGCGGGGCGGGGTCGCGTCCAGTGGCGGCAAACTGCTCGATGGTGCCGAGTTCGCCCGCCTCGATGCGCTGCTTGGCCTGAGCAAAGGCCACGTCAAATCGCCGCTGGAAGCCGATCTGAAACGGCACGCCGCATTCCTGCACAATTTTCATGACCCGCTCAGTTTCCACGAGGTCTGCTGCCACAGGCTTCTCGCAGAAGATGGCTTTTCCTGCTTTAGCAGCGGCCTCAATCAGTGCCGCGTGGGTGCTGGTCGGCGTCACGATAATCACCGCCTGCACCTGCGGGTCGTGGATGGCGTCCAGTGGGTCGGCGTAAACCTGATCGGCCCGCAGCAGCCCAGCCAGAGCCTGCGCGGCGTCTGGCAGCGGATCAGCCACCGCAACCACCCGAGTTCTCGGCAGGCCCAGCAGCGCCTGGCCATGTTCGCGGCCCATGCGCCCCGCGCCCAGCAAGGCAAAACGAATCGGGGCGTCGGTGTAAGGGTTGGGTTGTTTCATGACTTGTTCTCCTTGGATATCGGTCTTTGGATTGACTGACGGTTAATGACGGCCTGAGCTTCGTCCCAAGTTGGCGCGAAGTGCGAGCAGCCGATCTCGCCCACCACCACCGCGCCGCAGGCATTGCCCAGGCGGGCGGCTTCCTGCCAGTTCAGCCCGCGCAGCCGCCCGGCAATCAGCCCGCCCGCGAAGGCGTCACCCGCGCCCAGCACACTGATAATCTCAACCGGAAAACCTAAAACGGGCAGGGGAGAGCGGCCCCGCTCGAAGACGGTGCAGCCCCGCGCTCCCTCTTTGCGGATGACCACGCCCACTTCTGCGAGGAGCGCGGTGGTGTTGGCCTCCAAGTCACCCGCGATTTCCGGCGCAGTGTACTGGCTGTGCTTAACGACGACCTGCGACGAGTTCGTCAGCAGCGCGGCGTTGATCTCCTCTTCGGTGCCCAAAATGACGTCCACATCGCGCAGGACCGCCCGAACATTCAGCCCAAACGCCATCGGATCGGGCCACTGATCGGCGCGGAAGTCGAGGTCGAGGTAAACGGTGACGCCCGCCGACTTAGCTCGCCGAGCGGCGCTGAGGGTGGCCGAGCGGCTGGGCTCCCGCGCCAGCGCCGAGCCGTTGATGACCAGAGCACGGGCCTGCTCGATGGGAGCCGCCGACACATCCGCGATGCTGAGCTGGGTGTCTGCCGGGTTGTCACGGTAAAAGGTGATTGGGAATTTGTCGGGCGGCAAGATCGCCAGCAGCACGGCGGGCGTGCGGGTGCCGGGCTTGCGCGGTATATAGCGGGTGTCCACTTTCTCGCGCTCCAAGCCCGCCAGTACGAAGTCGCCCACCTGATCTTCGCCCACCGCCGTCAGCAGAGCTGCCTTGACGCCGAGACGGCTGGCTCCCACCGCGATATTCAGCGGGCTGCCGCCCAGATAAGCATTGAACTGCTGAATGTCAGGGAAGGCCGCGCCGACATTGTTGGAATACAAATCGATGGAGCAGCGGCCCAGCGTGAACAGTTCTACGGCTTGGACTTGGTCGCTCACTCGGACACCGAAGGGGCTTCCAAGCTCCGCAGATACTCTCGGTTGGCCGTAGCGCTCACCAGCGGCTCGCCCATACCCGGCAACACGTCTTGCTCCACTGTGACCCAGCCCCGATAACTGCTGGCGTGCAGAGCGTTTAGCACTGCCCCAAACGGCACCACGCCCTGACCAAGTTCGCAGAAGACGCCCGCGCCCACCGCGTCCTTGTAGGCCATGCCAATTTGCCGCGCTTTGGCTGCCACCTCGGCGCTCATATCTTTGAAATGCACGTACCAGATGCGCTTCCGGTGGGTGTTAAGCAGATCCAAAACGGTGGCCGGGTCGCTGCCACCACTGCCGTACAGCGCGTGCCCGGTGTCGTAGACCAGCCCAATCAAGTCGGGGTCGGTGCGGGCCAGAAACTCAGCGATTTCGGCGGGCGTTTCTACATAGCCGCCGCAGTGGTGGTGAAACACCGTCCTTAATCCGGTCTGCTCCCGCACCGCTCTGGAGATCCGTTCGGCTCCCTGAGCGAAATGTGTCCAGCCTTCTTCATCCAGCGAAAGGTCTGCGGTGATGCGTCCAGCATTCCCGGAGCGGGCCACGTCGCGGCTGTGTTCATCAGCCAATACCACCAGCGGCTGCCAGTTGGGGTCGCCCAGATCGGCCACCGCCGCCAGCTGACGCGCCACCCGCAGCACCCGCGCTTCTCCCTCGGCGTGGGCAGCGGGGTCGCGCAGATACACACCCTCGTAAGCGCCCAGCATGGTTAGGTGCCGAGAGGTCAGGGCCGCTCGCAAGTCGGCCAAGTCGGTAGGCAGGTAACCGTAGTCGCCAAGTTCGGTGCCGCTGTACCCGGCCTGCACCAGTTCGTCCAGCATCTGCACAGCAGGAACGCCCGCTCCGAAGCCCTCAATGGTGCCCCAGGAGCACGGCGCGTTGCCAAAATGAATTTTCTGTTCGGTCATGCCTTTTCCTCTATCTGTGTGGGTGTAAATATCCGCACCTGTTTTTCCAAATTTTGGCGATAAGCGGCGTGGGTGGCGTTCACGGCGGCCTGCCCCGACACCTCGGCAATCGGCACGTCCCACCAACTCTCAAAGCCCGGCACCCGTTCGCGCAGATTGACCGGCACCACGATCACCTGCACGCCGCCTTCTTGCTCGGCGGTCTCCAACGCTTCCTGTAGGGCGTCCAGCGTTTCGGCTTGCCTCGCTTGCGCCCCCAGTCCACGGGCATGTTGCACGAAGTCCAGCTTGACGATTGATCCATCGGTTCGCCCCGTTTTGGGGTCGCGGTGGCGCAGTTCGTTGTTGAAACTGGGGCTGCCAGATTCCATCTGGAGGCCGCGAATGCTCATGAAAGCGCGGTTGTCCACCAGCACCACCGTCAGGCTCAGGTTCTCGGCCACCGCCGTGACCAGTTCGCTGTTCATCATCAGGTAGCTGCCGTCACCGACCATTACCACCACCCGCCGCGAAGGCTCGGCCAGCTTGACGCCCAGCCCCGCCGGAATCTCATAGCCCATGCAAGAATATCCGTACTCCACGTGGTAACTCTTGGGATCCTCGGCCCGCCACAGCCGCACGAGGTCGCCCGGCAAGCTGCCTGCCGCGCAGATGACAGTGGCGTAGCCGCCCACCACGTCGTTGACGCGCCCGATCACACTGCCCTGCGAGGGGGGAGTGCTGCCGCTGTCCCGGCGTTGCTCATCCACGGCGGCGTCCCACTGACTTTTCAGATCGGTGACTTCGCGGGTGTACTCGGCGTCTACCTGATAGCTGCCCAGCGCCCCCAGCAGCGTTTCCAGACCCGTGCGGGCGTCGGCGACCAGGCTCAGCGCTCCCAGTTTGGCGGCGTCCATTGCCGCGACGTTCAGTCCGATCACCTTGACCTCTGGGTTCTGGAAGGCCGTTTTGCTGGCGGTCACGAAGTCGCCCAGCCGCGTGCCCACCGCCAGAATCAAATCGGCGTCGCGGGCCAGCCGGTTGGCAGCCAGTCCCCCGATGCTGCCGACTGGCCCAGCGTTCTGTGTGTGGTCCCAGCGCACCGCTCCCTTCCCGGCCTGCGACTCGCAGAAGGGAATGCCGGTGGCCTCAACGAGTGCGGCCAGTGCGTCCTGCGCCCCGCTGTAGATCACGCCGCCGCCGCCCACGATCAGCGGGCGCTTGGCTGAGCGGATCAGCGCCGCCGCCTGCTGAATCAAGTCCGACTCGGGCGGCGGTCTGCGAATGCGCCAGATTCGCTCCACAAAAAAGGCGGCGGGCCAATCATAGGCCTCGGCCTGCACATCCTCTGGCAAGCTCAGCACCACCGCGCCCGTCTCGGCGGGGTCAGTCAGCACCCGCAGGGCTTCGGGCAGCGCCGAGAGGAGTTGCTCTGGGCGCGAGATGCGGCTGTAAAATTTGCTGACGGGCCGAAAGCAGTCGTTGACCGACAGGTCGTGTTCAGATGGATGTTCCAACCCCTGTAACACCGGATCGGGAATGCGGTTGGCGAAGTGGTCGCTGGGCAGCAGCAGCACCGGCAAGCGGTTGACTGTAGCCAGCGCAGCACCAGTAATCATATTGGTGCTGCCCGGCCCCACGCTGGCAGTGCAGGCGTAGGTCGCCAGCCGGTTTTTATGCCGGGCGAACGCCGAGGCGATATGCACCATGCCCTGCTCGTTTTGCGGGCGATAGGTGGGTAAGTTCAGAGCGTCGCCGTATTCCTCCAACGCCTGCCCTAATCCTGCCACGTTGCCATGCCCGAAGATGCCCCAGACGCCGGGGATCAGCCGCTGACGTAACCCGTCCTGCTCGCTGTACTGCGCTGCCAGCACCCGGATCAGCGCTTGCGCAACGGTCAGGCGAATCGTTTTTTCTGTGTTCATGCTGACTCCACTTGCTCCATCCATTCCCTCCCGAACTCCTGAACCCGCACCGTTTCGCCGCTGACCAGCGCGTGCTGCGCGGCCAGAGCCAGCCTGAGCGAATGAAGCGCGTCTCGCACTGAGGGTGTCAATGTGCGGCCCGCCTGCACCCCCTCAGCAAAAGCAGTGATCTCGGCGGCGTAGGCCTCGGCAAAGCGCTCGCTGAAGTGGCGGGGGCGGTCATGATGCACGCCCGCCGCATCGTACACGCTCAAATCCGGCTGCTTGTCACGCTCGATGTGCAGCCGCCCGCGCTCGCCCAGTACTTCAGTGCGGATGTCGTAGCCGTAGGCGGTTCGCAGGCCAACTTCCAGCGTGCCAAGTGCACCGTTCTCAAATCTCAGCAGCGCCACTGCCGTGTCGTGTTCGCCGTGCTGGGCCAGTTCAGGCTTGACAATCGCCCCGCCGATGGCCCGCACCTCGGCCACCTCGCCCACCATAAAGCGGGCCAAGTCAAGGTCATGGCCGCCCATGTCTACCAGCAAGCCGCCTGCGCCGACCAAGTATTCGGTGGGCGGCGGTTCAGGGTCGCGGCCCACCGCCCTAAATCCTTCTAGTCGCCCCAGATCGCCCGCGTCTATCCGTGCTTTGGCGCTGACATAAGCCGGATCGTAGCGGCGCTGAAAGCCCACCTGATTCGGCACGCCCGCCGCTTCCACCGCTCTGACGGCGCGAACGGCGTCTTCTAAAGTTTTGGCGAGTGGCTTCTCGCTAAAAATGGCTTTGCCTGCTCTGGCCGCTGCTTCGATGGTGTCGGCGTGGGTTCCAGCGGGCGTGCTGATGAGGACGGCTTGTACATCCGGCTGCGACAAGACTTCTTCCAAACTGGTGCTGGCCCGTGCGCCGAGTTGCGCGGCCACTCTCTCCGCATTCTGGGCATTTACGTCCATCACCCAAGTGACTTGAACGCCGCTGAGCCGGGTGAGGACATTGGCGTGCGCCTGCCCCATCCGGCCCGCCCCGATCAGGGCGCACTGCAAGACGGGCTTCATCGTTTGACTTCTGGATGTGTGAAGGAGGGAAAGCAGAGCGTGGTCTTGATCATCAACAAACTCCAGAGTTGAATTG harbors:
- a CDS encoding ABC transporter permease, whose product is MLPFAASRVMQSLFVLLIASVMTFSLIFLLPADPARLVAGPSASVQTVNSIRRELGLDQPFAAQYAQYLGKLLQGDLGRSYKQQSSVRELLASRIWPTTQLMLGAIALELLLGLPLGIWAALRRGRWPDRVVMGFAFLGASAPQFWLGLSLVYLLAYGLNLFPLGGYGGLSHLFLPALTLGLGGAGWYARVIRSSLLEVLARDYVRTARAKGLSPSRVVIRHALRNAVPPIISMIGLDIGVFMGGVVVVESVFGWPGLGRLVWDAIRVVDLPVIVGVVIFSAVVITLANLLADLVQLVIDPRIRYS
- a CDS encoding acetamidase/formamidase family protein, coding for MTARPKCTIHDHHYGWDNSLAPALEVESGETIEFEVVDSGGGQFTPASTSADVTALDFSKINPVTGPVYVHGAEPGDALQVEILEFRPSGFGWTAIIPGFGLLADEFSEPYLKLWNYTDTSAEFHHGIQVPVRPFPGTIGNAPAEAGHHSVVPPRAVGGNMDIRDLTAGSTLHLPVAVKGALFSVGDTHAAQGDGEVCGTAIESAMHITLRFTLKKAAKLRTPRFSTPGPVTAHIDQKGYQVTTGIGPDLYAAAQDATRNMIELMMAEYALSAQDAYLLCSVCADLRISEIVDAPNWLVGLYLPKSIFS
- a CDS encoding ABC transporter permease, translating into MTTLPVVKTAPAAKTRSVAWRRFSRDRAALTGLVICILIVLAALLAPWLSPHDPNFQFPDGLSLEGAPQSPSRTFLLGTDLLGRDLLSRLLWGARASLLVGVLANGLAVIIGVLLGALGGLWRGVVGTLIMRFTDVMMAFPVLLLAIALTAILRPSLWIVTLVIALLNWVAVARVIYAQVVSLREREFVEAAQAVGASGTRVLFRHVAPHLLPTALVWGSLGIGTTVLLEATLSFLGVGVQPPTPSWGGIINESQSYLTTAPWLVLFPGAAILLTSLGFNLLGEGLRDALDPNGNG
- a CDS encoding amidohydrolase family protein; amino-acid sequence: MNLDHIPILDHHAHAIFHEAGWRTAPLESYFTEAYDPEVLKRHTPHGIFYRRSLRELAEFYSCEPERTAVDAARQAADYLDVARRMIREANIDTVLLDDGLFTGQLMSVAESDSLLPWQARRVLRLEAVLAGLVWQHDRVPDLLHSFESHLRQVAPTLAGLKSVIAYRTGLAVEKWDAGEVQAAYDALKRDLKTGETPKLTSKPLLDTALLLALRVARDVDLPVQFHTGYGDPDLDLRLANPLHLRSLFEDPDLRGLKIVMLHCYPFTREAGYLASVYPGAYLDLSLSIPFLSQHGMRTHVHEALHLSPLSKLLFATDASRTPELFYLGARWGRRMLGEVLDDTVRVGDLTANEAEEAAVMLLRGNASALYPAPVQLTAPTQAQA
- a CDS encoding zinc-dependent alcohol dehydrogenase family protein, which codes for MTTMRGVVLPGERQFEFRDLPIPRPQAGQVLVRMKASSLCGSDLRAIYRPKDQGHGPEAYRGVIAGHEPCGVVEEVGLGVKTFAPGDRVVLYHIAGCGACDDCRAGYMISCTSPQRAAYGWQRDGGHAPYLLAEERTLVRLSDSLSYVDGAIIACGFGTAFAACERAAVSGKDRVLITGLGPVGLSVALLCRALGAEVVGVEGVAERRELARSLGFEQIAEPGEDALEQLMALSGQRGFEVAFDCSGVASARHLCLEAARTWGRVVLVGEGGTLNFEPSPLLIHKQLSLLGSWVCSIGQMQRLVELLERWKLHPEVTVTHRFTLEQAQSAYETFDTGKTGKVVIVWDD
- a CDS encoding ABC transporter substrate-binding protein; the encoded protein is MKTLTTTALLGLTLLLGGALAAPGGNITVSYKDDVTTLDPAVGYDYQNWPMEKMVFDALLDYKPGSTTLTPRLAAKMPDVSKDGKTYTFTLRKGVKFQNGRVMTADDVKYTLERVLNPKTKSPGQSFYTGIAGAQAFVDGKAKAVSGITVLAPDKLRITLDAPNAAFLNIMAMNFAFIVPKEAVASAGEDFGHKPVGTGPFTLKLWVNGQQLVFERNPNYFMPGLPQLASVTVKVGLDPSVAYLSLQRGEIDLLGDGIPPAQFLQVTRDPKLKASVVSKTSVNTTYLSLNTGIKPLNDLRVRQAINMAVDKTKILRIINGRGEIAKGVLPPLMPGYDKTEAGYAYDPVKAKALLAAAGLKSGFDTTLYTTSTDPNPRIAQSIQQDLAQIGVRVQLKSLAQSSVIDAAGTPKTAAMVWSGGLAWTQDYPDPSDFYWPILSCKSAVQGGWNWPFICDKALDARADKADRMVAPAQQAARLKEYASIFAAMNKQAAWVPVFHEVRYTMKSDRLVGSVDDLLDPTHFINYERLSVK